The genomic window CCCGCCGCGACGAAGGCGCGGGCCGTCTCCTTGCCGATCCCCGATGAGGCACCTGTCACGAGCGCCACCGGCCGAGTTGTCGCCATCACGTACTCCCTTACTTGACATTACGATCGTATGTCTTACGTTCGTACGACCATACGGTGGTCGTCCGTCGATGGCAAGTGGTCACGTCCGGCGATCCAAGAAATCGAGGCCCCGATCGGCTTGGCGGACGAGCGGGTCAGCCGACCGGCCGGGTGTGCAGCGCTGCTGGCCGAGGGCCGGGCGGGGCGGCATAACGTGCTGACGCGGCCGACGGTCGGGGCGGCGGTGTAGCGCAGCCTCGGTTTCGGGTCCGTGGCCGCTGCGGCGATATCGGCATCCGTCACAACGAGCCGAGCCACTGTCCTGCCGACGCTCCCGACCCCGGATCGCTGTCGCCGTGTCTTTCTCCTGCGGTGGTGCGCGAGTTCACCTGTTTCTTGCGAGGAGGCCCCGGTGTTCACGCCGGGGAGGAATCGCATCCGGGCGTTGCGACGCGGAGCGTGGCCGCATGCGGTTCAGGGCGCGGAGCGCCCGTAGGGCTGTCGGCATCACCGAGGTGATGCGAACGCGTGTGCCTGTGGTCGCTGGTCGGGGTGGTGGCTGTGGGATCGGGGCGTGTTTGTGCGGCTGTCGTACGTATGGTCCTTCGCAGGGTTGGGTTCGGGGCGGCGCGGTGTCCCGGCCGGGTGGCTGTGAGGGGGCGAGATGGTTCAGGTGGGGGCGGCTGCGGGGGCCGGGCATGCCCGTTACACCTACCGGCTGCGCGTGTCGTCCGCTGCCCGCACCGCCCTGGCGGCGGAGTGGGACCGGTGCCGCTGGGTGTGGAACGAATGCGTCGCCAAGTCCAGGGCCGTACACCTGCACAACAGGTCCACCGGCCAGAAGGCCACGTGCGGTCCGGCTCAGCTCGACCGGATGCTGACCGAGGCCCGCGCCCGTACGCCGTGGCTGCGTGAGGGCTCGTCGGTTGTCCAGCAGCAGGTCATCCGCGACTTCGGCCGCTCCCGCGCCAAGGCCCACAAGGACATCACAGAGCGCCTGCCCATGGCACGCTGGGCAGGGATGCCCGGGTGCAAGAGGAAGCGCGAGGCGCTGGCGACCCTCAACTACACCAAGCGCGGGTTCCGGCTGAAGGACGGCCGGCTGCATCTGGCGGGCGGCATCGTCCTGACCGTGGTGTGGTCGCGGGAGTTGCCGGCGGAGCCGTCCTCGGTGCGCGTGTACCAGGACAGCCTCGGGCATTGGTATGGCTCGTTCGTCGTCCCAGCCCGCATCCATCCCCTGCCGGAGACCGGCCGTGTACTTGGTGTCGACTGGGGCGTGAAGGAGACCGCGACCACTACGTCCGACGCGCACGACCTCCCCCACGCCGGGCACGGCAGGAAGGCCAAGGCGAAGCTGACCCGGTACGACCGGATGATGGCCCGCCGCAAGCCGAAGAAGGGCCGGCCCGGATCGAAGGGCTACCGCGAGGCGAAGAAACTGCGGGCGAAGGCGCACAAGAAGGTCGCCAGGCAGCGTCAGGACACCGGCCGCAAGTGGGCCAAGAAGGTGGTCCGCGACCACGACGCCATCGCTGTCGAGGACTTCCGTCCGAAGTTCCTCGCCAAAACCAGCATGGCCCGCAAGGCCGCCGACGCCGCCATCGGCGCCACCAAGGCCGCTCTGATCGAGATGGGCCGCAAGCACGGGCGGGACATCCGCCTTGTACACCCCGCGCACACCACGATGGACTGCGCGCACTGCGATGCGAGAGCCAAGCATCGCCTGCCGCTGGGTGAGCGTACCTACACCTGCAGCGCGTGCGGAGAGGTGTCCCCCCGGGACAAGAACTCCGCACGCGTCATGCTCGTCCGGGCTGGTCTCAACCCGGCTGGTGCTGATGGCGGAAGACCTCCTGGAGCGCAGCTCCAGGAGGCAGCCTGAGCCAGGAATCCCCTCCCTTCAGGGAGGGGAGGATTCAATGATCACGTCCGACGCTACGGAGGATGCGAGGAAAACGGATCCGTCACCGTGTCCGTCAAACATGACTTGGTGTCGTTGAACTCGGGTTGCCGGCAGTGCCTCCGGGCGACCGCAGCCCATTAGCTTTCAAGCAAATGGACCTGCGTGACCCGGGCATCGGCAAGACCACACTGCTGGAATATGTGGCCGAGTTCGCGGCGGCGGACTTCTTCGCCACCGGGAAGCGCAAGCGCAAGCCCGAGGCCGACCCGGCCGACGCGCGGCGCTGGCTGCGGCGGGCATCTCCTCCAACTCTTCGAGAGAGAACCTGAGATGGCGCCCGTCGGGGCCCGCCCCGCCGGGCTGGCGCGCGTACCAGGCCTCGCTCTCGCGGTTGCGTGCGATGTCCGAGGTCGTGCGGTAGTCCGCGATGGCGACCCGCCCGCCGGGCCTGAGCACCCGGTGCCTCTCAGCGATGACCGCGGCAGCCGTCTCGGCCAGTTTGTGCAGGACATACGTGCACAGCACCAAATCGAGCGAGGTGTCCGGTGCAGGCAACGGGGCCAACGCGCCGACCTCGGTCGTCACTTGCGGGGCGAGGCCTTCCCTGGCGGCCCGCTTCTCGAGGACATCGAGCAGCGGGCCGCTGCCGTCGACACAGTGGACGTTGCCGTCGGGCCCATCGCGCGGGCGGCGGGGACGGTGTGCGTAGCCAGTGCCCGCGCCGACATCGCGCGTCGCGCCGGTGGAGGACGCACAACTGGTCAGCGGATCCTGGCCGCCGGTCGCACTGTTGCCCCGTACGCCTTGCGGAGGCATTCGGTTTTTCCGGCCAGGAGTCGACGCGGTGTCGGACCATGCGGAGTGCCGTGCGGAAGCGAGGGGTGCCTTGCGGCTTTGGTGGGTGGGTCAGTTCGAAACCATGGCATGCTCATGTTCGACGCCCAGTAGCGCGAGGGCGTTGTGGATGCCCTGCTCAAGTAGTTCATCGGAGAGTCGCCGGTCGGCGAGGGCTCGGGAGAGCTGCAGCGTTCCGGCCATCATGGCGTAGGCGCTGAGCGTCCTGGTGCGGACCGAAAGTGGATCGTCGGGCGCCAGGCGGGCCGCGATGCCGTCCACGACGATCAGCACGCCGTCGGTGTACGCCTGCTTGGTCGGGTCCGCGCAGCGCGCGATCTCGTCGAGCAGGGCGGCGGAGGGGCAGCCGTCGCCGGGGTTGTCGCGCTGCTGGGCGGACAGGTACCACCGCACGATCTGTTCGACTCCGGCGCGACCGGACGCCGCCTGCGCGACGATGCTCGCGTTCTGCGCCTGTAGTTGGTCGGCGACCGTGGTGGCGACGAGGTTGTCCTTGGACGTGAAGTGGACGTAGAAGGCGCCGTTGGTCAGCCCCACGTCCTGCATGAGCGCTGAGATGCCTGATCCGTCG from Streptomyces sp. DSM 40750 includes these protein-coding regions:
- a CDS encoding RNA-guided endonuclease InsQ/TnpB family protein, with amino-acid sequence MVQVGAAAGAGHARYTYRLRVSSAARTALAAEWDRCRWVWNECVAKSRAVHLHNRSTGQKATCGPAQLDRMLTEARARTPWLREGSSVVQQQVIRDFGRSRAKAHKDITERLPMARWAGMPGCKRKREALATLNYTKRGFRLKDGRLHLAGGIVLTVVWSRELPAEPSSVRVYQDSLGHWYGSFVVPARIHPLPETGRVLGVDWGVKETATTTSDAHDLPHAGHGRKAKAKLTRYDRMMARRKPKKGRPGSKGYREAKKLRAKAHKKVARQRQDTGRKWAKKVVRDHDAIAVEDFRPKFLAKTSMARKAADAAIGATKAALIEMGRKHGRDIRLVHPAHTTMDCAHCDARAKHRLPLGERTYTCSACGEVSPRDKNSARVMLVRAGLNPAGADGGRPPGAQLQEAA
- a CDS encoding TetR/AcrR family transcriptional regulator, with protein sequence MTHRRAKERVVRYGNEHKQATRQRIIEMAGRRFKRDGIDGSGISALMQDVGLTNGAFYVHFTSKDNLVATTVADQLQAQNASIVAQAASGRAGVEQIVRWYLSAQQRDNPGDGCPSAALLDEIARCADPTKQAYTDGVLIVVDGIAARLAPDDPLSVRTRTLSAYAMMAGTLQLSRALADRRLSDELLEQGIHNALALLGVEHEHAMVSN